In one Pseudodesulfovibrio tunisiensis genomic region, the following are encoded:
- a CDS encoding HD-GYP domain-containing protein: MRTSLLDISDAVSGALDLLSTTVSGHHRRVGALAAAMGNAMQLGREDVTDLMVAGLLHDVGAFTLDTDLAALYFDINLTDHARIGHMLLSGHPILARPAEIVLYHHTPWPRLAKAFPDQCDGPPFLGNLLSLADRVDVLYQRDESGNSQSDRIRAIISGHRRDLFALPAVEAFLDMSASPDFWAPFNRPPSETLDMIRATVSDREIPDSQLLEFSSIFSHVIDFRSRHTATHSRGVAECAGCLARLAGMSAREQDRIRLAGNLHDIGKLTVPLRLLDKPGALEPDEYETVKRHVSVSMDVLSEIPGFDDVAAWAGQHHERLDGRGYPLGLSGDQLSLGSRIMAVADVFTAITEDRPYRPGMDRDAALGVLCAMARDNQLDARIVGLLKLNYDIIDQTRSQTQQEALRRFHHFDAQL, translated from the coding sequence ATGCGGACAAGCCTTCTTGACATCAGCGACGCGGTTTCCGGCGCACTCGACCTGCTCAGCACCACGGTTTCCGGGCATCACCGGCGCGTGGGCGCCCTTGCCGCGGCCATGGGCAACGCCATGCAACTGGGCAGGGAGGACGTGACCGACCTCATGGTCGCGGGCCTGCTCCACGACGTGGGGGCCTTCACTCTGGACACGGATCTGGCCGCCCTGTACTTCGACATCAATCTCACGGATCACGCCCGGATCGGGCACATGCTGCTGTCCGGGCATCCGATTCTGGCCCGGCCTGCGGAAATCGTGCTGTACCATCACACGCCCTGGCCCAGACTTGCCAAGGCGTTTCCGGACCAGTGCGACGGCCCGCCCTTTCTGGGCAACCTGCTCAGTCTGGCCGACCGGGTGGATGTGCTCTACCAGCGCGACGAGTCCGGGAATTCGCAAAGCGACCGCATCCGCGCCATCATTTCCGGCCATCGCAGGGACCTGTTCGCGCTTCCGGCCGTGGAGGCATTTCTGGACATGTCCGCCTCCCCGGATTTCTGGGCACCGTTCAACCGACCGCCGTCCGAGACTCTGGACATGATTCGCGCCACGGTGTCGGACCGCGAAATCCCGGACAGCCAGCTTCTGGAATTTTCCTCGATCTTCTCCCATGTCATCGATTTCCGAAGCCGCCACACCGCCACGCACTCGCGCGGCGTGGCCGAATGCGCCGGCTGCCTCGCCAGACTCGCGGGCATGTCCGCCCGGGAACAGGATCGCATCCGGCTGGCGGGCAACCTGCACGACATCGGCAAGCTGACCGTGCCCCTGCGCCTGCTGGACAAGCCCGGCGCACTGGAACCCGACGAATACGAGACCGTGAAACGCCATGTCTCGGTCAGCATGGACGTGCTGTCCGAGATACCCGGATTCGATGATGTGGCGGCATGGGCCGGACAGCATCACGAACGGCTGGACGGCCGGGGCTACCCGCTCGGCCTGTCCGGGGACCAGCTTTCCCTCGGCAGCCGGATCATGGCCGTGGCCGACGTATTCACCGCCATCACCGAGGACCGCCCCTACCGCCCGGGCATGGATCGGGACGCGGCTCTTGGCGTGCTCTGCGCCATGGCGCGCGACAATCAGCTCGACGCAAGAATCGTGGGGCTGCTCAAGCTGAATTACGACATCATCGATCAGACCCGCAGCCAAACCCAGCAGGAAGCCCTGCGCCGTTTCCACCACTTCGACGCACAGCTCTGA
- the htpG gene encoding molecular chaperone HtpG: MSKKTTHKFKAEVSQLLEILVHSLYTNKEIFLRELVSNASDALEKYRFHTNSADNGDDSIPLEIRISVDPEAKTLTITDTGVGMTRDELMNNIGTIAHSGTAELTRLAQEGQESLDSLIGRFGVGFYSVYMVADEVELTTRSWQEDAVPMVWTSDGRTNYKLEQAPEDTPRGTSIKVMLKEDLASQFTNEAHLKSVIKRHSNFINFPIHVGDERVNTVSALWREPKFQIKAEQYAEFYKFLTFDTEDPLETMHISVDAPVQFNALMFIPSRSTENFLMNRDNWGLDLYVRRVLIERQNKHLVPEYLSFVKGVVDTEDLPLNISRETLQDNVLMRKISSTLVKQILSHLQKMAGDDAERYAEFWREHGNVFKAGYVDFLNKDKFAELVRFNSSTHEDDKGLCSLADYVGRVREGQKEIYYAYGPSRQALALNPHLEMFRRKGVEVLYLYEPIDEFVMDALGDYRELRLVAAEHADPANLEAFETLEPEKEKPEALSEDQRSSLDRMLARIRELLGESVTEVKVSGRLSDSPVCLSNPDGHVTSSMDKIMRTVHKDASIPQKVLEINPDHALIRNMLRIFERDENDAFVEQAARQLFESALLLEGYLSDPHALVGRVQDLLTKSSGWYADK; this comes from the coding sequence ATGAGCAAAAAGACCACGCATAAATTCAAGGCCGAAGTGAGCCAGCTTCTGGAGATTCTGGTTCACTCCCTGTACACGAACAAGGAAATCTTTCTGCGCGAGCTGGTCTCCAATGCTTCGGACGCATTGGAGAAGTACCGGTTCCACACCAACAGCGCGGACAACGGCGACGATTCGATCCCTCTGGAGATTCGCATCAGCGTCGATCCCGAAGCCAAAACCCTGACCATCACGGACACGGGCGTGGGCATGACCCGCGACGAACTCATGAACAACATCGGCACCATTGCCCATTCCGGCACCGCCGAACTGACCCGCCTGGCCCAGGAAGGCCAGGAGTCCCTGGATTCCCTGATCGGCCGTTTCGGCGTGGGCTTCTATTCCGTCTACATGGTGGCGGACGAGGTGGAACTGACCACCCGCTCCTGGCAGGAAGACGCGGTGCCCATGGTCTGGACCTCGGACGGCAGGACCAACTACAAGCTGGAGCAGGCTCCGGAGGATACGCCGCGCGGCACCAGCATCAAGGTCATGCTCAAGGAGGACCTCGCTTCCCAGTTCACCAACGAGGCACACCTCAAATCCGTGATCAAGCGTCATTCCAACTTCATCAATTTCCCGATTCATGTCGGCGACGAGCGCGTGAACACGGTTTCCGCCCTGTGGCGCGAGCCCAAGTTCCAGATCAAGGCCGAGCAGTACGCCGAATTCTACAAGTTCCTGACCTTTGACACCGAGGACCCGCTGGAGACCATGCACATCTCGGTGGACGCGCCCGTGCAGTTCAATGCGCTCATGTTCATCCCGTCCCGGTCCACGGAGAATTTCCTGATGAACCGGGACAACTGGGGGTTGGATCTCTACGTCCGCCGCGTGCTCATCGAGAGGCAGAACAAGCATCTGGTTCCCGAGTATCTCAGTTTCGTGAAGGGCGTTGTGGATACCGAGGACCTGCCCCTGAACATTTCCCGCGAGACGTTGCAGGACAATGTGCTCATGCGCAAGATCAGCTCCACGCTGGTCAAGCAGATTCTGTCCCACCTTCAGAAGATGGCTGGTGACGATGCGGAGCGCTACGCCGAATTCTGGCGCGAACACGGCAACGTGTTCAAGGCCGGATACGTGGATTTTCTGAACAAGGACAAGTTCGCGGAGCTGGTCCGGTTCAATTCCTCCACGCACGAGGATGACAAGGGCCTCTGCTCGCTGGCCGACTATGTTGGCCGCGTTCGCGAGGGGCAGAAGGAAATCTATTACGCCTATGGCCCGAGCCGTCAGGCTCTGGCCCTGAATCCGCATCTGGAAATGTTCCGCAGGAAGGGCGTGGAAGTCCTCTACCTGTACGAACCCATCGACGAGTTCGTCATGGACGCCCTTGGCGACTACAGGGAACTGCGCCTTGTTGCTGCCGAACATGCGGACCCGGCCAATCTCGAAGCCTTTGAAACCCTTGAGCCGGAAAAGGAAAAGCCCGAGGCCCTGTCCGAGGACCAGCGTTCCTCTCTGGATCGCATGCTGGCCCGGATCAGGGAACTGCTCGGCGAGAGCGTGACCGAGGTCAAGGTGTCGGGCCGTCTGTCCGACAGCCCGGTGTGCCTGTCCAATCCGGATGGTCACGTGACCAGCTCCATGGACAAGATCATGCGCACCGTGCACAAGGATGCCTCCATTCCGCAGAAGGTGCTGGAGATCAACCCGGATCACGCACTGATCCGGAACATGCTGCGCATTTTCGAGCGCGACGAGAATGATGCCTTTGTGGAGCAGGCCGCACGCCAGCTCTTCGAATCAGCCCTGCTGCTGGAAGGGTACCTGTCCGATCCCCATGCCCTTGTGGGCCGCGTTCAGGATCTGCTTACCAAATCCAGCGGCTGGTACGCGGACAAGTAG
- a CDS encoding Lrp/AsnC family transcriptional regulator yields the protein MNKTKLDAQDKRLLGVLTRDGHLSAGKIAEELNVTAPTIRTRMRNLIKAGVLKITGMVNPTHTRGLTVALVGITVQNHELLDAKLNEIAALDRVNWCAVVTGRYDILVEIVCSEDIGDLYDFLNKDISRIGGILSSESFVVMKSRRKWLYLPEAVASAFGRAEK from the coding sequence ATGAACAAGACCAAGCTCGATGCACAGGACAAGCGGCTGCTGGGCGTACTGACCCGGGACGGGCATCTTTCCGCCGGAAAGATCGCCGAGGAGCTGAATGTGACGGCCCCGACCATCAGGACGCGCATGCGGAACCTGATCAAGGCCGGGGTGCTGAAGATAACGGGCATGGTCAATCCCACGCACACCCGGGGCCTGACCGTGGCTCTGGTCGGCATCACGGTGCAGAATCACGAACTGCTGGACGCCAAGCTGAACGAGATCGCGGCACTGGACCGGGTGAACTGGTGCGCCGTGGTCACGGGCAGGTACGACATTCTGGTGGAGATCGTCTGTTCCGAGGACATCGGCGACCTGTACGACTTTCTGAACAAGGACATCTCCCGGATCGGCGGCATCCTGTCGAGCGAATCCTTTGTCGTCATGAAATCCAGGCGGAAATGGCTCTACCTTCCCGAGGCAGTCGCCTCGGCCTTCGGCAGAGCTGAAAAATAA
- a CDS encoding alpha/beta hydrolase, whose product MTMLLKITGLAALCWLIVGAYVYMSQRRLVYSPTQDMRTTPADAGLPHEDVFLTTAQGTRIHAWWTPCPDARLTVLFCHGNGGNLSHRVPTLQILHELNVNVLAFDYSGYGQSTGKPSETATRADVDAAWNWLTQTRGIAAGSIVLLGRSLGGGVAADLVARLADQGINPAGMIMESTFTSIPDMGADKYPWLPVRLLARFRYESARALERTRIPALFIHSPDDDIVPFAHGRRLFEKYEGPREFLQIHGDHNSGYMESGEIYRAGLDRFLTRLATTVPARQ is encoded by the coding sequence ATGACGATGCTGCTCAAGATCACGGGGCTTGCCGCACTGTGCTGGCTGATTGTCGGTGCATATGTATACATGAGCCAACGCAGACTGGTGTATTCTCCGACCCAGGACATGCGGACCACGCCAGCGGATGCGGGCCTGCCTCATGAAGACGTGTTCCTGACCACGGCGCAGGGCACGCGCATCCACGCATGGTGGACGCCTTGCCCGGACGCACGCCTGACCGTGCTGTTCTGCCACGGCAACGGCGGCAATCTTTCGCACCGGGTGCCCACCCTGCAAATCCTGCATGAACTGAACGTGAACGTGCTGGCGTTCGACTATTCCGGATACGGCCAGAGCACGGGCAAGCCGTCCGAAACCGCAACCCGTGCGGACGTTGACGCGGCATGGAACTGGCTGACGCAGACCCGGGGGATCGCCGCAGGCTCCATCGTGCTGCTGGGCCGCTCATTGGGCGGAGGCGTGGCAGCCGACCTTGTCGCACGGCTGGCGGATCAGGGAATAAACCCGGCAGGAATGATCATGGAATCCACGTTCACCTCCATCCCGGACATGGGCGCGGACAAGTACCCGTGGCTCCCGGTCCGACTGCTGGCCCGGTTCCGGTACGAGTCGGCCAGGGCTCTTGAACGGACAAGGATTCCGGCTCTGTTCATCCACAGCCCGGACGACGACATCGTGCCGTTCGCACACGGCAGACGCCTGTTCGAAAAATATGAAGGCCCGCGCGAATTCCTGCAAATCCATGGCGATCACAACTCGGGCTACATGGAGAGCGGCGAAATCTATCGTGCCGGACTGGACCGGTTCCTGACCCGGCTGGCAACCACGGTTCCGGCCCGGCAATAA
- the ald gene encoding alanine dehydrogenase, with product MIIGIPKEIKTLENRISMTPGAVEALVRQGNTVLVETGAGLGSGLTDEEYTAAGAQLVSAEKAWGAEMVIKVKEPLPSEFKYLREDLILFTYLHLAAAEPLTHALLESGCTGIAYETVQLPDRSLPLLMPMSEVAGRMATQVGAHYLEKTQGGRGVLLGGVPGVPPAFVLVIGGGIVGTNAARIAVGMGARCMIMDVSHKRLQYLDDVFQGRLITMASTEPNIRAAVQRADLIVGSVLVPGAKAPKLVTRDMISTMKEGSVVVDVAVDQGGCVETIKATTHDNPTYVVDGVVHYGVANMPGAVPRTSTFALVNQTLPYAMRIAAKGMDALREDPSLALGLNTYKGRITYPAVGEAFGMDFQTPGQALGLE from the coding sequence ATGATCATTGGCATCCCAAAAGAAATCAAGACACTGGAAAACCGAATTTCCATGACGCCCGGCGCAGTTGAAGCGCTTGTCCGACAGGGCAACACGGTGCTCGTGGAAACCGGCGCGGGCCTCGGCTCGGGACTGACCGACGAGGAATACACCGCAGCCGGCGCACAGCTTGTCTCCGCCGAAAAGGCATGGGGCGCGGAAATGGTCATCAAGGTCAAGGAACCTCTTCCGTCCGAATTCAAGTACCTGCGCGAAGACCTGATCCTGTTCACCTATCTGCATCTGGCCGCGGCCGAGCCCCTGACCCACGCCCTGCTGGAGTCCGGATGTACGGGCATCGCCTACGAGACCGTGCAGCTTCCGGACCGCTCCCTGCCCCTGCTCATGCCCATGAGCGAGGTCGCGGGCCGCATGGCCACGCAGGTCGGCGCACACTATCTGGAAAAGACCCAGGGTGGACGCGGCGTGCTGCTGGGCGGCGTTCCCGGCGTTCCCCCGGCGTTCGTGCTGGTCATCGGCGGCGGCATCGTGGGCACCAACGCGGCGCGCATCGCCGTGGGCATGGGCGCACGCTGCATGATCATGGACGTGTCCCACAAGCGGCTCCAGTATCTGGACGACGTGTTTCAGGGCCGCCTGATCACCATGGCCTCCACCGAACCGAACATCCGCGCCGCAGTGCAGCGGGCCGACCTGATCGTGGGGTCCGTGCTCGTGCCCGGGGCCAAGGCTCCCAAGCTCGTGACCCGCGACATGATCTCCACCATGAAGGAAGGCTCCGTGGTGGTGGACGTGGCCGTGGATCAGGGCGGCTGCGTGGAGACCATCAAGGCCACCACGCACGACAATCCCACCTACGTGGTGGACGGCGTGGTGCATTACGGCGTGGCCAACATGCCCGGCGCGGTTCCCCGCACCTCGACCTTTGCGCTGGTCAACCAGACCCTGCCCTATGCCATGCGCATTGCGGCCAAGGGCATGGACGCGCTCCGGGAGGACCCGAGCCTCGCACTGGGCCTGAACACCTACAAGGGCCGCATCACCTATCCCGCAGTGGGCGAAGCCTTCGGCATGGACTTCCAGACTCCGGGACAGGCTCTGGGGCTGGAATAG
- a CDS encoding MerR family transcriptional regulator, whose translation MSGKKVLSVAEIARELDLPESTVHYWKNRFAQHLPSVGRGRQKRFRPEAVEIFAAISRMLKEGYTARDVMDALGREYPLQADAVPAAQAQTSPVAAAGMEPAMNMAAAIGLEIARAVGEGIRSAIAPADGENVDVADMRQGLEQAAGRIADQVREVETLKVENAELREKMQIMEAEMVRLRKDRRDMEKYLLDKIKSVTS comes from the coding sequence ATGAGCGGCAAAAAGGTGCTTTCGGTAGCCGAGATTGCCCGGGAACTGGATTTGCCGGAATCCACGGTGCATTACTGGAAAAATCGATTCGCCCAGCATCTGCCCAGCGTGGGGCGGGGCCGTCAGAAGCGGTTTCGGCCCGAGGCCGTGGAAATCTTTGCGGCCATTTCCCGGATGCTCAAGGAAGGATACACCGCACGGGACGTGATGGACGCGCTCGGCCGGGAATATCCGCTTCAGGCCGATGCGGTTCCGGCTGCACAGGCGCAGACCTCGCCCGTTGCCGCCGCAGGCATGGAACCCGCCATGAACATGGCCGCAGCCATCGGTCTGGAGATCGCCAGAGCCGTGGGCGAAGGCATCCGGTCCGCCATTGCTCCGGCCGATGGGGAAAATGTCGATGTCGCGGACATGCGTCAGGGATTGGAGCAGGCTGCCGGGCGCATCGCGGATCAGGTGCGCGAGGTGGAGACGCTCAAGGTCGAAAACGCGGAACTGCGGGAAAAAATGCAGATCATGGAAGCGGAAATGGTCCGGCTGCGCAAGGATCGCCGCGATATGGAAAAGTACCTCCTTGACAAGATCAAATCCGTAACTAGCTAG
- the rlmN gene encoding 23S rRNA (adenine(2503)-C(2))-methyltransferase RlmN, with the protein MINLLEFPYNDLEAFVLEDLKESRFRAEQIWQWLWQKRVRSVEAMTNLSKPLRERLAAIAEVRWPSIVDAQTSKDGTVKLLLGLADNRLVETVLIPMQDRYSQCLSTQVGCAMACTFCNTGQLGFERNMTFGEMLGQVLVGRQYLEDHGLNPLKNLVFMGMGEPLLNLDNLLKVLHALPDTRGLNISWRRSMVSTVGFPDKLKILGDSELALPAISLHAPNQELRARIMPKAAKVHLDDLMAALRAYPMRPRERITFEYLLLKGVNDSLEHADQLARLVDRKRGKINLIAYNATEGMPYEAPDRAQVEAFEKRLWSHNLTAFIRRSMGSDIKAACGQLKAAAK; encoded by the coding sequence ATGATCAATTTGCTTGAATTTCCCTACAACGACCTTGAGGCCTTTGTTCTCGAAGACCTGAAGGAGTCCCGGTTCCGTGCCGAGCAGATATGGCAGTGGCTCTGGCAGAAGCGCGTCCGCAGCGTGGAAGCCATGACCAACCTGTCGAAACCTCTGCGCGAGCGGCTTGCGGCCATTGCCGAAGTGCGCTGGCCCTCCATTGTGGATGCACAGACCTCGAAGGACGGCACGGTCAAGCTGCTGCTCGGCCTTGCCGACAACCGGCTGGTGGAGACCGTGCTCATCCCCATGCAGGACCGCTATTCCCAGTGCCTGTCCACGCAGGTGGGGTGCGCCATGGCCTGCACCTTCTGCAACACGGGCCAGCTCGGGTTCGAGCGCAACATGACCTTCGGCGAAATGCTGGGGCAGGTGCTCGTGGGCCGTCAGTATCTGGAGGACCACGGCCTGAATCCGCTCAAGAACCTCGTGTTCATGGGCATGGGCGAGCCGTTGCTGAATCTGGACAATCTGCTCAAGGTGCTGCATGCGCTGCCCGACACCCGGGGGCTGAACATTTCGTGGCGGCGGTCCATGGTTTCCACCGTGGGCTTTCCGGACAAGCTGAAGATTCTGGGGGATTCGGAACTGGCTCTGCCTGCCATTTCCCTGCATGCGCCCAATCAGGAGCTGCGCGCCCGGATCATGCCCAAGGCCGCAAAGGTGCATCTGGACGACCTCATGGCCGCGCTTCGCGCCTATCCCATGCGGCCCCGGGAACGCATCACCTTCGAATATCTGCTGCTCAAGGGCGTGAACGACTCTCTGGAGCATGCGGACCAGTTGGCCCGGCTCGTGGATCGCAAGCGCGGCAAGATCAACCTGATCGCATACAACGCCACCGAGGGCATGCCCTACGAAGCCCCGGACCGCGCTCAGGTCGAGGCCTTTGAAAAACGTCTCTGGTCCCACAATCTCACGGCCTTCATCCGTCGCTCCATGGGCTCGGACATCAAGGCCGCCTGCGGCCAGCTCAAGGCTGCGGCAAAATAG
- the mobA gene encoding molybdenum cofactor guanylyltransferase yields MQMAGIILAGGLGSRMGNVRKAFLEIRGRRILDRLLDVYRPLFPEIVISAREAEPFADYGLPVALDAFAARSSLTGIHAGLARMTATHGFFAACDAPFLQPGLVSRLLEQVRPEDDVVVPLKTDGYREPLCAVYSRRCLPFIQDQLERGDYKIINFFPHVSVREVPVQLLQSGDPEFVSFINVNTPEELEQARSRAEDL; encoded by the coding sequence ATGCAGATGGCAGGCATCATTCTCGCGGGCGGGTTGGGCTCGCGCATGGGCAACGTGCGCAAGGCGTTTCTGGAAATTCGCGGCAGGCGCATTCTCGACAGGCTACTCGATGTGTATCGGCCCCTGTTCCCGGAGATCGTGATCTCCGCGCGCGAGGCCGAACCCTTTGCGGACTATGGGCTACCCGTGGCGCTGGACGCGTTCGCGGCGCGCAGTTCCCTGACAGGCATTCATGCCGGGCTGGCACGCATGACCGCCACGCACGGCTTTTTTGCGGCGTGCGACGCCCCGTTTCTGCAACCCGGGCTTGTCTCCCGGCTGCTGGAACAGGTGCGGCCCGAAGACGACGTGGTCGTGCCGCTCAAGACCGACGGCTACCGCGAGCCGCTCTGTGCTGTCTATTCCCGCCGCTGTCTGCCGTTCATTCAGGATCAGCTCGAACGCGGTGACTACAAGATCATCAATTTCTTCCCGCACGTGTCGGTGCGCGAAGTGCCCGTGCAGCTTCTGCAATCCGGCGATCCGGAATTCGTTTCGTTCATCAACGTGAACACCCCGGAGGAACTGGAACAGGCAAGAAGCAGGGCGGAAGATTTGTAG
- a CDS encoding MauE/DoxX family redox-associated membrane protein: MKRILHSKVLYLLVRCALGLTFLYAGILKIFDPMGFAVAIDGYGLVPWSAARFLGHALPVLEIASGLGLMLDVRGSLALILFQVVVFMAVLGWGIHIGLDADCGCFGPETPKDSGQSALWESLYRDLLMFAGCLLLYWQRRAAGFRPFPAKR, translated from the coding sequence ATGAAACGCATTCTGCACTCCAAAGTCCTCTACCTGCTCGTTCGCTGCGCCCTTGGCCTGACCTTTCTCTATGCAGGAATCCTCAAGATTTTCGACCCCATGGGATTTGCCGTGGCCATCGATGGTTACGGACTGGTTCCCTGGTCCGCTGCCCGTTTTCTCGGCCATGCCCTGCCCGTGCTGGAAATCGCGTCCGGGCTCGGCCTGATGCTGGACGTGCGCGGCTCCCTGGCCCTGATTCTTTTTCAGGTCGTCGTGTTCATGGCGGTTCTGGGATGGGGCATCCACATCGGACTGGATGCGGACTGCGGCTGCTTCGGCCCGGAAACCCCGAAAGACAGCGGCCAGTCCGCCCTGTGGGAATCCCTGTACCGCGACCTGCTCATGTTCGCGGGCTGTCTGCTCCTGTACTGGCAGCGACGCGCTGCCGGATTCCGTCCCTTTCCCGCAAAGCGCTGA
- a CDS encoding type II toxin-antitoxin system HicB family antitoxin: MWKNYPVVIHGDSQTNYSAFLPDFPGLTIQADTIGEILDDVQEAVEVYLDEGEELPPPSDIDQVMQTHPYAKGGIIVMGTVSGAFRDKLERKTISARTSEWASIDAAAKTAKSTRSAFLVRTALERARELGIPA, encoded by the coding sequence ATGTGGAAGAACTATCCTGTTGTCATTCATGGCGATTCCCAGACAAATTACAGCGCGTTCCTGCCTGATTTTCCCGGTCTGACGATACAGGCGGACACCATCGGGGAAATCCTCGACGACGTGCAGGAAGCCGTCGAGGTATACCTTGATGAAGGCGAAGAACTGCCGCCTCCCTCCGACATCGACCAAGTGATGCAAACGCATCCCTATGCCAAGGGCGGCATCATCGTCATGGGCACGGTTTCCGGAGCCTTCCGCGACAAATTGGAACGCAAGACCATCTCGGCCCGCACCAGCGAATGGGCAAGCATCGACGCAGCAGCAAAGACCGCGAAATCCACCCGCTCCGCATTTCTGGTCCGGACAGCACTGGAACGCGCCAGGGAATTGGGCATTCCAGCCTGA